The proteins below are encoded in one region of Silene latifolia isolate original U9 population chromosome 2, ASM4854445v1, whole genome shotgun sequence:
- the LOC141638144 gene encoding putative F-box protein At4g22030: MVSLQACTNLSLSTNHLFSTRNLQISSINRPTTYLKKPMIVVPKLPNIDLTKNLVMQDINGVKTITSSPKNMTTDKKDDVKIKLYAILEAISDRIEMHNNVKEQRDNWNSLLLNSINMITLSAATMAGVSTMGKDNLALKVSSVVLFTAATGLLLIMNKIQPSQLAQEQRNSVRLFKQLKTRVETTMTVGNPTRLDVDGFMEQVLALDRAYPLPLLGAMLDKFPETYKPARWWPTRKPSSLNKMTSFGSNGWNKELEEEMRDIVEVIEKKDIEDYVRLGTKALKLNKMLAVAGPVLTGIAAVGAGFAGHGAVWGGVVAAVAGSMAGVVNTIEHGGQVGMVFEMYRNCGGFFNLLDETIETSLEERDFGKRENGELFEMKMALKLGRSLSELRDLADKSRRNGGFVDEFASKLF; the protein is encoded by the coding sequence ATGGTTTCATTACAAGCTTGCACAAACCTCTCATTATCTACAAACCATCTCTTTTCGACCCGAAATCTTCAAATTTCGAGCATAAATCGACCCACAACTTATCTAAAGAAACCCATGATTGTAGTGCCAAAGCTACCAAATATTGATCTTACCAAAAACCTAGTCATGCAGGACATAAACGGAGTAAAGACAATTACGTCTAGTCCAAAAAATATGACGACCGATAAAAAAGACGACGTAAAAATCAAGCTTTACGCGATTTTAGAGGCGATTTCTGATAGAATTGAGATGCATAACAACGTGAAAGAGCAACGTGACAATTGGAATTCATTGTTGTTAAACTCTATTAACATGATCACGTTAAGTGCGGCAACAATGGCGGGTGTTTCGACCATGGGAAAAGATAACTTGGCGTTGAAGGTATCTTCCGTAGTGTTATTCACAGCTGCAACAGGATTGCTTTTAATTATGAACAAGATTCAACCTTCTCAATTAGCCCAAGAGCAGAGAAATTCGGTTAGGTTGTTTAAGCAGCTTAAAACACGAGTCGAGACCACAATGACTGTAGGGAACCCGACCCGTTTAGACGTTGACGGGTTTATGGAGCAAGTATTGGCCTTGGATAGAGCGTACCCGCTTCCCCTATTGGGAGCGATGCTTGATAAATTCCCGGAGACGTACAAGCCAGCTAGATGGTGGCCCACAAGGAAACCGTCGTCATTGAATAAAATGACGTCGTTTGGGAGTAATGGTTGGAATAAAGAATTGGAGGAAGAAATGAGAGACATTGTTGAAGTGATTGAGAAAAAGGACATTGAAGATTATGTCAGGCTAGGTACCAAGGCattgaaattaaataaaatgttGGCGGTCGCGGGCCCGGTGCTTACCGGGATTGCGGCCGTTGGGGCAGGTTTTGCCGGGCATGGGGCCGTGTGGGGCGGGGTGGTGGCGGCCGTAGCCGGGTCGATGGCGGGTGTTGTGAACACAATAGAGCATGGAGGGCAAGTAGGGATGGTATTTGAGATGTATAGGAATTGTGGAGGGTTTTTTAATCTTTTGGATGAAACAATTGAGACAAGTTTAGAAGAAAGGGATTTTGGAAAAAGAGAAAATGGAGAATTGTTTGAGATGAAAATGGCTTTGAAATTGGGAAGGAGTTTATCAGAATTAAGAGATTTGGCTGATAAATCTAGAAGAAATGGAGGGTTTGTTGATGAATTTGCAAGCAAACTTTTTTGA